GGGCCAACTTTTGAATGAGAACGGGCGTCGCGTATGTGACGTGGCTTACCCTGCCCATTAGGCCGGTTGCACCCCACCCGCGCAACGCCCGACACCGCCCAGCACAGACGCGGGTTTCAGCCCACGCCAGTGACCGCTCATAACGGTGGGGGGAGCGGTGCGGGTCGAGCCCCCCGACAATTCCGAATCGCCCGCTGAGATGAACTATTCTGACTGGGTAGGAACTTTCATGGGCAACCGTGACGGTTCGTTGGGTTTTTGGTGTGGACAGGAAGGCAGACACACGTGGAAAAGGTAATGAACCGCAGGCTCGCCAAGAAGGTCGGCGCCGCGGGCTCCCTTCTCATGGGCGGCCTGGCACTGGCGGGATGTAGTGTGGCCCCGCCGGAAGCCGTGTCTCGGATCCTGGACATGGGTTGGCCCGACCCGGTTACCCCCGAGGGAACCCAGATGTACAACTTCTGGGTGTGGGTGTGGGCCGCCGCGTGGATCATCGGCATCATCATGTGGAGCTTGTTCCTCGTGGCGGTGTTCAAGTGGAACGGCACGTCGCGTTCGAAGAAGACGGACGACGAGTTCCCGAAGCAGCTGCAGTACAACGTTCCCCTTGAGCTCGCGCTGACGATCGTTCCGATCATCATTGTCTTCTCGTTGTTCTTCTTTACGGTGCAGACACAGACAGTCGTTACCGCCCGCGACAAGGATCCGGAGGTGACAGTTGACGTCACCGCTTTCCAGTGGAATTGGAAATTCGGGTACGCGGAGGTCGGCCCGTCTTTGTCACCCACGGGCGCGCTCTACGAGGGCGTCGATGAAGATCGTCAGGCTCGCGCCGACGAGACGAAGTACGACTCCGAGGACACCCCGAACCCCAACCCGATCCACGGAAACTCGATGGGCGACCTGTCGTACCTCAACTACGACCTCATCGAAACAACCGGTTCAACCGAAGAGGTTCCGGTGCTTGTCCTTCCCACCGGCACCCCGATTGAATTCCGCCTCGCATCGGCTGACGTGAACCACGCCTTCTGGGTTCCGGAGTTCCTGTTCAAGCGAGATGCCTACGCGCACCCGGAAGCCAACCAGCAGGAGCGTAGCTTCCAGATCGAGCAAATTGAGCGCGAAGGCGCGTTCGTTGGCCGCTGCGCCGAGATGTGCGGTACCTACCACTCGATGATGAACTTCGAAGTTCGCGCGGTCTCGCCCGAAGCATTCCGGGACTACATCCGCTTCCGCACAGAAAACCCGGGCGCTACCAACGCCGAGGCCCTGCGAGCAATCGGGCAGGAGCCGTACGCGACGTCAACCCACCCGTTTAACTCGAGCCGCACGGACGGGCGCGACGGGGACAACTACAACGACCCCAACGCTGACGCTTAAGCAATAAGGAGCAACAAATGGGTACTGGCTCGAAAGTGTTTTACGCCATCGGCACCTTCCTCTTGCTGATCGGTGTGTTCTACATCCTCGCGACGATGTGGGTCGGTGATGATGCTTACCTATTCGGCGTCGAATGGGTTGGCGGCGTGGGGCTCGTTCTCGCAACCGCGATGTCGTTCATGCTCGCCGTCTACCTCGGTTTCACCGAAAGCCGCATGGATATCGTTCCGGAGGATTGGGAAGAGGCGGAGATCTCTGACGGTGCCGGGGTCCTCGGTTTCTTCTCCCCGCACTCCATCTGGCCTTTCGCCATGGCGGGAGCCGTTTTCTTCCTCGGCCTCGGTATCGCGTTCTGGCAGCTGTGGCTCGTGGCCATCGGTGCGGTGCTGCTCGTCTGGACGACCACGCAGCTCAGCATCCAGTACGGCATTCCCCGCGAGAAGCACTAAGCGCGGCACGCCGAGCCTCCTATCGCAACCGCGGTAGGGGGCTTTTCTTTGCGACGCCCTCGCCGCGCGGTGGGGGTCATACGAAAGTATGTATGCCCGCTCTTCTCGGGTGAGAACGGTGTGAAGATGGTCACCACGGGCGCCGCAGCCCGCGATGGCGGCCAACGCCACTATTCGCCTCTCCGCGAGCGGGGCTACGGGTTCGTGGTGCCGAAGCGGATTGACCTGCGACGATATGCGTCGGAAAGCGGTGCCAAAAAGTTCCTGGGAATTTGGCCTCGTATTTACTAGCACGATCTGTTTCCAAAAACGGCAGGTTGGGGACGTAATGCCAGAATTTCGTCGGGGGTATCTGAGATGACTTTCAGGTAAAAATTGGCGATACTGACTGTCGTGACGACCGCAATTTCTAACCAAGGCATGGCGACCCCGCAGAACCGTGTCCCAGCGCTGAACCGGCCAAATATGG
The nucleotide sequence above comes from Corynebacterium capitovis DSM 44611. Encoded proteins:
- the ctaC gene encoding aa3-type cytochrome oxidase subunit II; amino-acid sequence: MEKVMNRRLAKKVGAAGSLLMGGLALAGCSVAPPEAVSRILDMGWPDPVTPEGTQMYNFWVWVWAAAWIIGIIMWSLFLVAVFKWNGTSRSKKTDDEFPKQLQYNVPLELALTIVPIIIVFSLFFFTVQTQTVVTARDKDPEVTVDVTAFQWNWKFGYAEVGPSLSPTGALYEGVDEDRQARADETKYDSEDTPNPNPIHGNSMGDLSYLNYDLIETTGSTEEVPVLVLPTGTPIEFRLASADVNHAFWVPEFLFKRDAYAHPEANQQERSFQIEQIEREGAFVGRCAEMCGTYHSMMNFEVRAVSPEAFRDYIRFRTENPGATNAEALRAIGQEPYATSTHPFNSSRTDGRDGDNYNDPNADA
- the ctaF gene encoding aa3-type cytochrome oxidase subunit IV, translated to MGTGSKVFYAIGTFLLLIGVFYILATMWVGDDAYLFGVEWVGGVGLVLATAMSFMLAVYLGFTESRMDIVPEDWEEAEISDGAGVLGFFSPHSIWPFAMAGAVFFLGLGIAFWQLWLVAIGAVLLVWTTTQLSIQYGIPREKH